The region GAACTCTGCATTTCTTCTTCCACAATACCGGTAACCAATACTTGTCCCTGCCCCACATTTACCGGTAATACAGAAACCTCTATTTCCAACAACATACCTTGGTTAACCCCATAAACCGCCAAACCATTAGCTAAACCAATTTGTGAAGCCACAGGAATTTGCTTTTCCGGACGCGGTGCATAATGACCACTCTGTACTACCCATTCTATATCAGCTGGCTCAATTGTCAATTTACGATTATTAAGTACTATTCCAGCGGCTATTTGCATAATGTTTACCGCCTCACGACCATTAGCTGCATATTTTTGCAAAACCTCCAGGGCCAAAGGCTCTATAGGCATTCCTAGTTTACGAGCTGCATTCTGCCCAATTTTTTTTATTTCGGCAGGTGTCAAACCCCGGAAAAAAATCTCCACACAACGTGAACGAATGGCTGCCGGTATTTCTTGGGGCAGCCTAGTTGTAGCCCCAATTAAACGAAAATCAGCTGGTAAACCTTTTTGAAAAATATCATGAATATAACCGGGAATATTAACATCTTCCGGGCAATAATAAACACTCTCTAAAATTACCTTACGATCTTCTAACACTTTTAGCAACTTATTAATTTGACCAGGATGTAGTTCTCCGATTTCGTCAATAAATAAAATTCCCCCATGGGCTTTAGTTACAGCTCCAGGTTTTGGTTGGGGAATTCCGGCTACACCCAAAGCCCCCGCCCCTTGATAAATAGGATCATGAACCGACCCAATTAAAGGATCAGCAATTCCTCGTTCATCAAAACGAGAAGTAGCCCCATCAATTTCCATAAAAATAGCCTCTGGTCGAAAAGGTGACAAAGGGTTTTTTTTAGCCTCCTCTAATACTAAACGTGCTGCCGCCGTTTTACCTACACCAGGTGGTCCATAAAGCAATAAATGCTGTGGATTAGGCCCACATAAGGCAGCTCGCAGAGCCTCAATACCCTCCTTTT is a window of Clostridia bacterium DNA encoding:
- the lonB gene encoding ATP-dependent protease LonB, whose translation is MMGPFSVSSILIFLQIFFIIVVGVYFFNLLKNQQGNKMAVGRESRREIEKLNSLRRIKLSEPLAERTRPQSFPEIIGQKEGIEALRAALCGPNPQHLLLYGPPGVGKTAAARLVLEEAKKNPLSPFRPEAIFMEIDGATSRFDERGIADPLIGSVHDPIYQGAGALGVAGIPQPKPGAVTKAHGGILFIDEIGELHPGQINKLLKVLEDRKVILESVYYCPEDVNIPGYIHDIFQKGLPADFRLIGATTRLPQEIPAAIRSRCVEIFFRGLTPAEIKKIGQNAARKLGMPIEPLALEVLQKYAANGREAVNIMQIAAGIVLNNRKLTIEPADIEWVVQSGHYAPRPEKQIPVASQIGLANGLAVYGVNQGMLLEIEVSVLPVNVGQGQVLVTGIVEEEMQSSGGQTRKRKSTIKGSVETVLTVLRHKFALTCCDYDVHVNFPGGLPTDGPSAGIAIATAVFSAIEQIPVKHEVALTGELSVRGYVKPVGGIVAKIEAAKQAGAKQVLIPRENWQSVFTGREDIEIIPVEKLEEVLEKALEYTVPKVKRLVPQGTPQDSVCV